Proteins from a genomic interval of Croceicoccus naphthovorans:
- a CDS encoding ParB/RepB/Spo0J family partition protein → MASAIQKITLSSARDIPFNKLVLSQSNVRRVKAGVSIEEMAESIARRGLIQSLHVRPVLDADGAETGMFEVPAGGRRYRALELLVKQKRLAKTATVPCVIGDANSDILVDEVSLVENMERAPLHPLDQFRAFQAMRDKGMTEEAIAAAFFVNVTVVKQRLRLTSVSPTLLDIYADDGMTLEQLMAFTVSPDHARQEQAWDAIKESWQKEPYQIRRMLTETAVRASDKRAIFVGVDAYEAAGGIVLRDLFQSDDGGWLQDPVLLDRMVAEKLKATADQIAEEGWKWIEVAVSFPYGHDHGLRELSGTTIDLTDEERATREALREEYDRIEAEYSEADELPDAIDQRLGEIEQALEAFENRSVSYDQADIAIAGAFVSLDIDGSLSIDRGYVRAEDEPQAEPDGEASGSDQPDTPAVQRAVITIGGKPAEPEEDEEDGIKPLPERLVIELTAHRTLALRNALAEHPHVAMTMLLHKLLSDTFIHTNPAGCLEANVRHIFFSAQSEELKDSPSAQAVNDRHERWGDHIPADDQALWAWLTDLDDGTRLELLALCVSYGVDALFERPNPYSGSGVSQHGLDVRLAQADRLARATGMDMVAAGWKPTVSNYLGRVTKPRILEAVREGAGERAAQLIDHMKKGDMAKEAERLLSDSGWLPEPLRLTSFDGDQPGPDDQANTGGDTALPDFLTEDGEDEDTDEDEVQHAVAAE, encoded by the coding sequence ATGGCGAGTGCCATCCAGAAGATCACCCTGTCGTCGGCGCGCGACATCCCCTTCAACAAGTTGGTGCTGAGCCAGTCCAACGTCCGCCGCGTCAAGGCCGGCGTCTCGATCGAGGAAATGGCCGAGTCCATCGCCCGGCGCGGCCTCATCCAGAGCCTCCATGTCCGTCCCGTCCTCGACGCCGATGGCGCGGAGACCGGAATGTTCGAAGTGCCCGCCGGCGGTCGCCGCTATCGCGCACTCGAACTGCTCGTGAAGCAGAAGCGTTTGGCCAAGACGGCGACGGTGCCCTGCGTCATCGGCGACGCCAACAGCGACATCCTCGTCGACGAAGTATCGCTGGTCGAGAACATGGAACGCGCACCACTCCATCCGCTCGACCAGTTCCGCGCCTTTCAGGCCATGCGCGACAAGGGCATGACCGAGGAGGCCATCGCCGCCGCCTTCTTCGTCAACGTCACCGTGGTGAAGCAACGCCTGCGCCTCACCTCCGTCTCGCCGACCCTGCTCGACATCTATGCCGATGACGGCATGACGCTCGAACAGCTCATGGCCTTCACCGTCAGCCCCGACCATGCCCGTCAGGAGCAGGCTTGGGACGCAATCAAGGAAAGCTGGCAGAAGGAGCCCTATCAGATCCGGCGGATGCTGACCGAGACCGCGGTACGCGCCTCGGACAAACGGGCCATTTTCGTCGGTGTCGATGCCTACGAGGCCGCAGGCGGGATCGTGCTGCGCGATCTCTTCCAATCCGACGACGGCGGTTGGCTGCAAGACCCCGTCCTGCTCGACCGTATGGTGGCAGAGAAGCTGAAAGCCACCGCCGATCAGATCGCCGAGGAAGGCTGGAAGTGGATCGAGGTCGCGGTGAGCTTCCCCTACGGCCACGACCACGGCTTGCGTGAGCTTTCCGGCACCACGATCGATCTGACCGACGAGGAGCGTGCGACCCGCGAAGCGCTGCGCGAGGAATATGACCGGATCGAAGCGGAATATTCCGAGGCCGACGAGCTGCCCGACGCGATCGATCAACGTCTCGGCGAAATCGAGCAGGCCCTGGAGGCCTTCGAGAACCGTTCGGTCAGCTACGATCAAGCCGACATCGCAATCGCCGGCGCCTTCGTCAGCCTCGACATCGACGGCTCGCTGTCGATCGACCGCGGTTATGTCCGCGCCGAGGATGAGCCCCAGGCCGAGCCCGATGGCGAGGCGTCCGGGAGCGATCAGCCCGATACGCCGGCCGTCCAGCGCGCGGTCATCACCATCGGCGGCAAGCCCGCCGAGCCCGAGGAGGATGAGGAAGACGGCATCAAGCCGTTGCCCGAGCGTCTCGTGATCGAGCTGACCGCCCATCGCACCCTGGCTCTGCGCAACGCGCTGGCAGAACATCCGCACGTCGCCATGACCATGTTGCTGCACAAGCTTCTGAGCGACACCTTCATCCACACCAACCCGGCCGGCTGCCTCGAGGCCAATGTCCGCCACATCTTCTTCTCGGCCCAGTCCGAGGAATTGAAGGACAGCCCATCGGCGCAGGCGGTCAACGATCGCCACGAACGCTGGGGGGACCACATCCCCGCGGACGATCAGGCCCTCTGGGCCTGGCTGACCGATCTCGATGACGGCACGCGCCTGGAGCTTCTGGCGCTCTGCGTCAGCTACGGCGTCGATGCGCTGTTCGAGCGTCCGAACCCCTATTCCGGCTCGGGCGTCAGCCAGCACGGTCTCGACGTGCGTCTGGCTCAGGCCGACCGGCTCGCGCGGGCGACCGGCATGGACATGGTGGCCGCAGGCTGGAAGCCCACGGTCAGCAACTATCTCGGCCGCGTGACCAAGCCCCGCATTCTCGAGGCCGTGCGCGAAGGCGCCGGCGAGCGGGCCGCGCAGCTCATCGATCACATGAAGAAGGGCGACATGGCCAAGGAAGCCGAACGCCTGCTGAGCGACAGCGGCTGGCTGCCCGAACCGCTGCGCCTGACGTCCTTCGATGGCGATCAGCCTGGTCCCGACGATCAGGCCAATACCGGCGGAGACACCGCCTTGCCGGACTTCCTCACCGAGGACGGCGAGGACGAAGACACCGACGAGGACGAAGTCCAGCACGCCGTCGCCGCCGAATAG
- a CDS encoding DUF6117 family protein: MSIPSHARSNFQTLLRAAGDGNLALMECLDAVTGAPRYVICAVGRDDGDFVFTPFGHLADGNPYDAYLPPNPGDPGGFMHPGAPGEAP; the protein is encoded by the coding sequence ATGAGCATTCCGTCCCATGCCCGGAGCAATTTTCAGACGCTGCTGCGCGCTGCCGGTGACGGCAACCTTGCGCTCATGGAATGCCTCGATGCCGTGACCGGCGCTCCGCGTTACGTCATCTGCGCGGTGGGACGAGACGATGGTGATTTCGTCTTCACGCCCTTCGGCCACCTCGCCGACGGCAATCCCTATGACGCCTACCTGCCGCCCAACCCAGGCGATCCTGGCGGCTTCATGCATCCGGGCGCGCCCGGAGAAGCGCCATGA
- a CDS encoding strawberry notch family protein — protein sequence MNIMSPVAGPAAPVARASAIIAAAHQLLTLLERGQRIDNANLRIAMQTAFEASDTSGAWDWKTAYEACEGATVLFLRKYGRALFRKAGTPAARLSALSKITGLLPTHTRRSEEAQALQQFSTPVPLGLAVIAAAAITPHDIVLEPSAGTGLLAILAEISGGSLLLNELAETRADLLGQLFPALAVTRCEAAQIDDHLPACAVPSVIVMNPPFSVMAHVSGRVADAAARHVASALARLADGGRLVTITGANFGPEQPTWRDTFVRLQERGRVVFTAAIHGSVYAKHGTSIETRLTVIDKLPAEDPAAFPGSAGLAPDVATLLAWIEAQIPPRLPVALPDIAPPVSGSVPRTVRGYLARTATERPAARSTMDPQGVELAYDTMDWTPPEGAHLTDAIYEEYGLQSIRIASSQAHPTKLVQSAAMASVAPPKPAYRPMLPANITDLLSDAQLETVIYAGEAHSDFLAGSWTVDATCDLVQAAKPEAENAVRFRRGFMLGDGTGAGKGRQSAGIILDNWLRGRRKAVWISKSDKLIEDAQRDWSALGMERLLVTPLSRFAQGRPITLSEGVLFATYATLRSDDRGEKVSRVRQIVEWLGSDFDGVIIFDESHAMANAAGGKGERGDVAASQQGRAGLRLQHALANARVVYVSATGATTVHNLAYAQRLGLWGGEDFPFATRAEFVEAIEDGGVAAMEVLARDLRALGLYTARSLSYDGVEYELIEHALTDEQRRIYDAYASAFAVIHNHLDAAMQAANITGSPDSGGATLNRQAKSAARSAFESAKQRFFGHLLTSMKTPTLIRSIERDLDDGHAAVVQIVSTGEALMERRLAEVPTEEWNDIRVDITPREYVLDYLAHSFPVQLYEPFTDGEGNLSSRPVYRDGHPVESREAVARRDELIERLASLPPVPGALDQIVQRFGTDMVSEVTGRSRRIVRKGERFAVENRAPSANLAETAAFMDDLKRVLVFSDAGGTGRSYHAELSAKNRRLRVHYLLEPGWKADAAIQGLGRTNRTNQAQPPLFRPIATNVKAEKRFLSTIARRLDTLGAITRGQRQTGGQGLFRPEDNLESSYARDALRQLYLLIVRGKVEGCSLGRFESATGLKLTDDNGIKDELPPITTFLNRLLALTIELQGILFTAFEQLLDAKVSGAIASGVYDVGLETLTAESFVVAERTTIYTHPATGAQTRLLTITERRRNQPTTLDTALDWLDDPHARLLINARSGHAAVQVPAPSIMLDDGEIERRVRLIRPMEQHHASLAMMEDSHWQEAARDSFAAVWQREVAEVPAYTDGAIHMVSGLLLPVWKRLPNESTRVYRLQTDDGERIIGRRVSPAWAMNAASTGTANLSSDDAYAALVDGRTILDLASGLQLRRARVMGANRIELSGFTDTMRDRLRAYGLFSEIISWKLRFFVPVDASGPAIIGKLLATYPVERISEREAA from the coding sequence ATGAACATCATGTCGCCCGTAGCCGGTCCGGCTGCGCCCGTTGCCCGCGCGTCCGCCATCATCGCCGCCGCCCATCAGCTTCTCACCCTGCTCGAACGCGGCCAGCGGATCGACAACGCCAATCTCCGCATCGCCATGCAAACGGCCTTCGAGGCTTCCGACACGAGCGGGGCCTGGGACTGGAAGACGGCCTACGAAGCCTGTGAAGGCGCGACCGTCCTGTTCCTGCGCAAATACGGACGTGCGCTTTTCCGTAAAGCCGGCACTCCGGCTGCACGGCTTTCTGCCCTGTCGAAAATCACCGGCCTTCTGCCGACGCACACCCGTCGCTCCGAGGAAGCCCAGGCGCTTCAGCAATTCTCGACGCCGGTCCCGCTCGGCCTCGCCGTTATCGCGGCCGCCGCGATCACACCGCACGACATTGTGCTGGAGCCGTCGGCAGGCACGGGTCTTCTCGCCATCCTCGCCGAGATCAGCGGCGGCTCGCTGCTCCTCAACGAACTGGCGGAAACCCGCGCCGATCTACTTGGCCAGCTCTTTCCAGCCCTTGCCGTCACGCGATGCGAAGCCGCCCAGATCGACGACCACCTTCCGGCGTGCGCCGTCCCTTCCGTAATCGTGATGAACCCGCCCTTCTCGGTGATGGCGCACGTCTCCGGCCGGGTCGCCGACGCCGCTGCGCGTCATGTTGCTTCGGCCCTGGCGCGGCTTGCCGATGGCGGGCGTCTGGTGACGATCACCGGCGCAAACTTCGGCCCCGAGCAACCGACCTGGCGCGACACCTTCGTCCGGCTTCAGGAGCGTGGCCGCGTCGTCTTCACCGCGGCGATCCACGGCTCGGTCTATGCCAAGCATGGCACGAGCATCGAAACGCGGCTCACCGTCATCGACAAGCTGCCGGCCGAAGACCCGGCAGCGTTCCCTGGTTCCGCCGGCCTTGCGCCCGACGTCGCTACGCTGCTCGCATGGATCGAAGCGCAGATTCCACCGCGCCTGCCGGTCGCACTGCCCGACATCGCGCCGCCCGTGTCGGGTTCGGTACCCCGCACCGTGCGGGGTTATCTCGCGCGCACCGCCACGGAGCGTCCGGCCGCACGCTCCACCATGGACCCGCAGGGCGTTGAACTCGCCTACGACACGATGGACTGGACGCCGCCGGAAGGCGCCCATCTCACGGACGCGATCTATGAAGAATACGGATTGCAGTCGATCCGTATTGCCAGTTCTCAGGCGCACCCCACCAAGCTCGTGCAGTCGGCGGCCATGGCGAGCGTTGCACCGCCCAAGCCCGCCTATCGGCCGATGCTGCCCGCGAACATCACCGATCTCCTGTCGGACGCCCAACTCGAAACCGTCATTTATGCCGGCGAAGCCCATTCGGACTTTCTCGCCGGCTCCTGGACCGTCGATGCAACCTGCGATCTCGTCCAGGCAGCCAAGCCCGAAGCCGAAAACGCCGTGCGCTTCCGGCGCGGCTTCATGCTCGGCGACGGCACCGGGGCCGGCAAAGGCCGTCAATCTGCCGGCATCATCCTCGACAACTGGCTGCGCGGTCGCCGCAAGGCGGTCTGGATCTCCAAATCCGACAAGCTGATCGAGGACGCGCAGCGCGATTGGTCGGCGCTCGGCATGGAGCGCCTGCTGGTCACGCCGCTGTCGCGCTTCGCGCAAGGGCGGCCGATCACGCTGTCGGAAGGCGTCCTGTTTGCAACCTATGCCACGCTACGGTCCGACGACCGTGGTGAGAAGGTTTCCCGCGTCCGGCAGATCGTCGAATGGTTGGGCTCCGATTTCGATGGAGTGATCATTTTCGACGAGAGCCACGCCATGGCCAATGCCGCAGGCGGCAAGGGAGAACGCGGCGACGTTGCCGCCTCGCAGCAGGGACGTGCGGGCCTTCGGCTCCAGCATGCCCTGGCCAACGCGCGCGTCGTCTATGTGTCGGCTACCGGCGCGACCACCGTCCACAATCTCGCCTATGCCCAGCGGCTCGGCCTGTGGGGCGGTGAGGATTTCCCCTTCGCCACCCGCGCCGAATTTGTCGAGGCGATCGAGGACGGCGGTGTCGCGGCCATGGAAGTGCTCGCCCGCGATCTGCGTGCGCTGGGCCTCTATACCGCCCGCTCGCTCTCCTACGATGGCGTCGAATATGAGCTGATCGAGCACGCTCTGACCGACGAGCAGCGGCGTATCTACGATGCCTACGCCAGCGCCTTCGCCGTCATCCACAATCATCTCGACGCTGCGATGCAGGCGGCCAACATCACCGGCAGCCCAGATAGCGGGGGAGCCACACTAAACCGCCAGGCCAAGTCCGCCGCCCGCTCGGCCTTCGAGTCCGCCAAGCAGCGTTTCTTCGGCCATCTGCTCACGTCGATGAAAACGCCCACGCTGATCCGGTCCATCGAACGCGACCTGGATGATGGCCACGCCGCTGTCGTCCAGATCGTCTCGACCGGCGAAGCGCTGATGGAGCGCCGGCTGGCGGAAGTCCCGACCGAGGAATGGAACGATATTCGTGTCGACATCACGCCCCGCGAATATGTTCTGGACTATCTGGCCCATTCCTTTCCGGTCCAACTCTACGAGCCGTTCACGGATGGCGAGGGCAATCTGTCCTCGCGCCCGGTCTATCGCGATGGCCACCCCGTCGAGAGCCGCGAAGCTGTCGCGCGCCGGGACGAGCTGATCGAACGTCTTGCGTCTTTACCACCCGTCCCGGGGGCGCTCGACCAGATCGTACAGCGCTTCGGCACAGATATGGTCTCCGAGGTGACGGGCCGCTCCCGGCGCATCGTCCGCAAGGGGGAACGCTTCGCCGTCGAAAACCGCGCGCCATCCGCCAACCTTGCCGAGACGGCCGCGTTCATGGACGATCTGAAGCGCGTTCTCGTGTTCAGCGACGCCGGCGGCACCGGCCGCAGCTATCACGCAGAACTGTCGGCGAAGAACCGGCGTCTGCGCGTGCATTATCTGCTCGAACCCGGATGGAAGGCCGACGCCGCCATCCAGGGTCTGGGCCGCACCAATCGCACCAACCAGGCGCAGCCGCCGCTGTTCCGCCCGATCGCCACGAACGTCAAAGCCGAGAAACGCTTCCTGTCCACGATCGCGCGCCGGCTCGATACGCTGGGCGCGATCACGCGCGGTCAGCGCCAGACCGGCGGCCAGGGCCTGTTCCGGCCCGAGGACAATCTGGAATCGAGCTACGCCCGCGATGCGCTGCGCCAGCTCTACCTCCTGATCGTGCGCGGCAAGGTCGAGGGTTGCTCGCTGGGTCGCTTCGAGTCCGCGACCGGCCTGAAGTTGACCGATGACAACGGCATCAAGGACGAGTTGCCGCCGATCACCACGTTCCTCAACCGCCTACTGGCGCTGACCATCGAGCTTCAGGGCATACTCTTCACCGCCTTCGAGCAATTACTCGACGCCAAGGTGTCCGGAGCCATCGCCAGCGGCGTTTATGATGTCGGGCTGGAAACGCTGACGGCGGAAAGTTTCGTCGTCGCTGAGCGCACGACCATCTACACCCATCCGGCAACGGGCGCGCAGACGCGGCTGCTCACCATCACCGAGCGCCGCCGAAACCAGCCAACCACGCTCGATACGGCGCTCGACTGGCTCGACGATCCGCATGCCCGGCTGCTCATCAACGCGCGGTCGGGACACGCTGCTGTCCAGGTGCCGGCGCCGTCCATCATGCTCGACGATGGCGAGATCGAACGTCGCGTCCGCCTGATCCGGCCGATGGAGCAGCACCACGCAAGCCTCGCCATGATGGAAGACAGCCATTGGCAGGAAGCCGCTCGCGACAGCTTTGCAGCGGTCTGGCAACGTGAAGTCGCCGAAGTGCCAGCCTATACCGACGGTGCCATCCACATGGTCAGCGGTTTGCTCCTGCCGGTGTGGAAACGCCTGCCGAACGAGTCGACGCGCGTCTATCGGCTCCAGACCGATGATGGCGAACGCATCATCGGGCGGCGGGTTTCGCCTGCTTGGGCCATGAATGCCGCCTCGACGGGAACGGCCAACCTCAGCAGCGATGATGCCTATGCCGCTCTGGTGGATGGTCGCACCATACTCGACTTGGCCAGCGGGCTCCAGCTTCGCCGCGCGCGCGTCATGGGCGCGAACCGGATCGAACTGTCCGGCTTCACCGACACCATGCGGGATCGCCTGCGCGCCTATGGCCTCTTCAGCGAGATCATCTCGTGGAAGCTGCGCTTCTTCGTTCCGGTCGATGCCTCTGGTCCCGCCATCATCGGCAAGCTGCTCGCCACCTATCCGGTCGAGCGGATCAGCGAGCGTGAGGCAGCGTGA
- a CDS encoding DUF7146 domain-containing protein, whose protein sequence is MARQDASELAHSLGRQAEAVCRHYLSNGHRQGNYWRVGDARNVAGRSMFVRLRDTPKGPAGKWTDAATGEHGDLLDIIRESLGLIDFADVAQEARTFLSLPHPEPEPASRRGLAPAPSGSPEAARRLIAMTQPITGTIVQTYLRRRGIVLLHGTGNLRFHPRCYYKPDDGPTETWPAMIAAVTDLAGKITGAHRTWLAPDGSDKAPIDTPRKAMGDLLGNAVRIGAPGSVMAAGEGIETMLSLRQVLPDMAMAPALSAAHLAAILFPATLRRLYIVRDDDPAGDGAWDILIERANAEGIEAIPLSPAFGDFNEDLRRLGIEALRAGVRVQLAPEDVARFIDLAA, encoded by the coding sequence ATGGCTCGGCAGGACGCTTCTGAACTGGCACACAGTCTCGGCCGACAGGCCGAGGCGGTCTGCCGCCACTATCTCTCCAACGGCCACCGGCAGGGCAACTACTGGCGGGTTGGCGATGCTCGCAATGTCGCAGGCCGCTCCATGTTCGTGCGCCTGCGCGACACCCCGAAGGGACCAGCGGGCAAATGGACCGACGCCGCCACCGGCGAACATGGCGACCTTCTCGACATCATCCGGGAATCGCTCGGCCTCATCGACTTCGCAGACGTTGCTCAAGAGGCGCGCACCTTCCTCAGCCTGCCGCATCCCGAACCCGAGCCGGCATCACGCCGCGGACTGGCGCCAGCGCCATCGGGGTCGCCCGAGGCGGCACGCCGTCTCATCGCCATGACGCAACCGATCACCGGGACCATCGTGCAGACCTATCTGCGCAGACGCGGCATTGTGCTTTTGCACGGAACTGGAAACCTGCGCTTCCACCCTCGCTGCTACTACAAGCCCGACGATGGCCCGACCGAGACCTGGCCCGCCATGATCGCCGCCGTCACCGACCTCGCTGGCAAGATCACCGGCGCGCACCGCACCTGGCTTGCGCCTGACGGCTCCGACAAAGCCCCCATCGACACACCGCGCAAGGCGATGGGCGATCTCCTCGGCAATGCCGTCCGCATCGGTGCGCCCGGCAGCGTGATGGCGGCAGGCGAAGGTATCGAGACCATGCTGTCGCTCCGGCAGGTCCTGCCCGATATGGCGATGGCGCCGGCGCTTTCGGCAGCGCATCTGGCCGCCATCCTGTTCCCCGCGACTTTGCGGCGGCTCTATATCGTCCGAGACGACGATCCGGCCGGTGACGGCGCGTGGGACATACTGATCGAACGGGCGAACGCCGAGGGAATCGAGGCCATCCCATTGTCGCCGGCATTCGGGGACTTCAACGAGGATCTCCGGCGGCTCGGTATCGAAGCGCTTCGGGCAGGCGTTCGAGTGCAGCTCGCTCCAGAGGACGTCGCACGCTTCATCGACCTTGCCGCTTAG
- a CDS encoding DUF2493 domain-containing protein codes for MSEHDDYEPHHESSPTDHLIQDLQLHGYRPSEDELDQRPPPEDRIIEGAVADIFDALVATITDTSLDFDLPDLLWSTVNMFHRAVDRIEQKLDDNEQAQRQLQREQDGSEVKSLQLERLIDIGMNLIDRRDGMETFREAAAGRYLVATGSPWSQRTGSRVNHRHLTASLIDSRDFLAARRRADTDVLVPAGPKIAFSGGDTADHKQIWAKLDQIHTKHPDMVLLHGGSPKGAEKIASRWADSRKVPQVAFKPDWTKHAKAAPFKRNDQMLSIVPIGVVIFPGTGIQDNLADKARKMGIPVYRFGSGGA; via the coding sequence ATGAGCGAACACGACGACTACGAACCACACCACGAGTCATCCCCGACCGACCATCTTATCCAGGACTTGCAGCTCCACGGCTACCGTCCCTCCGAAGACGAGTTGGACCAGCGCCCGCCACCGGAAGACCGCATCATCGAAGGCGCCGTCGCCGATATCTTCGACGCCCTGGTCGCCACGATCACCGACACCAGCCTCGACTTCGATCTCCCCGATCTCCTCTGGTCGACCGTCAATATGTTCCACCGCGCCGTGGACCGCATCGAACAGAAGCTCGACGACAACGAGCAGGCGCAAAGGCAGCTTCAGCGCGAACAGGATGGCTCCGAGGTGAAGTCCCTTCAGCTCGAGCGCCTCATAGACATCGGCATGAACCTGATCGACCGCCGCGACGGCATGGAAACCTTCCGCGAAGCCGCCGCTGGCCGCTACCTCGTCGCCACCGGCTCACCCTGGTCGCAACGCACCGGATCACGGGTCAACCATCGCCACCTCACCGCGTCGCTGATCGACAGCCGGGATTTCCTCGCCGCCAGGAGGCGTGCGGATACCGATGTACTCGTACCCGCCGGCCCGAAGATCGCCTTCTCGGGCGGCGACACCGCCGACCACAAGCAGATCTGGGCCAAGCTCGATCAGATCCATACCAAGCACCCCGACATGGTGCTGCTGCATGGCGGCTCGCCGAAAGGCGCCGAAAAGATCGCTTCCCGCTGGGCCGACAGCCGCAAGGTGCCGCAGGTCGCCTTCAAGCCGGACTGGACGAAGCACGCCAAGGCCGCACCGTTCAAACGCAATGACCAGATGCTCAGCATCGTGCCGATCGGGGTCGTGATCTTCCCCGGCACGGGCATTCAGGACAACCTGGCCGACAAGGCCCGCAAGATGGGCATCCCGGTCTATCGGTTCGGCTCGGGCGGCGCGTAA
- a CDS encoding FitA-like ribbon-helix-helix domain-containing protein: MPAVTIRNLSDATHRALKVRAAQHGRSAEAEMRDILEMAVRPDTRLRLGTALAERSRRLGLTNEDVEALDQARDKAPAKPMSFE, translated from the coding sequence ATGCCCGCAGTTACGATCAGGAATCTGTCCGACGCGACGCATCGCGCCCTCAAGGTGCGGGCGGCGCAGCACGGCCGCAGCGCCGAAGCGGAAATGCGCGACATTCTCGAAATGGCTGTCCGCCCCGATACGCGCCTCCGGCTCGGCACGGCGCTCGCGGAACGCAGCCGCCGCCTCGGCTTGACCAATGAGGATGTCGAGGCCCTCGACCAGGCTCGTGACAAGGCGCCCGCCAAGCCGATGAGCTTCGAATGA
- a CDS encoding type II toxin-antitoxin system VapC family toxin, which produces MILLDTNVVSEAMKPAPDEAVRAWLDEQAAETLFLSSGTIAELMFGIGALPAGKRKERLTEALDGVMELFADRVLPFDVDAARRYADLAVKARAAGKGFPTPDGYIAAIAAAKGFAVATRDSSAFEAANVTVIDPWKAER; this is translated from the coding sequence ATGATCCTCCTCGACACCAATGTCGTATCGGAGGCGATGAAGCCCGCTCCCGACGAGGCCGTGCGCGCATGGCTCGACGAGCAGGCGGCGGAAACACTCTTTCTCTCCAGCGGCACCATCGCCGAACTGATGTTCGGCATCGGCGCGCTCCCCGCCGGCAAGCGCAAGGAGCGTCTCACCGAAGCCCTGGATGGGGTGATGGAACTGTTCGCAGACCGCGTCCTCCCGTTCGATGTCGATGCTGCGCGCCGCTATGCGGATCTCGCCGTCAAAGCCCGAGCGGCCGGGAAAGGCTTCCCTACTCCCGACGGCTACATCGCGGCGATCGCAGCCGCCAAGGGGTTTGCCGTCGCCACGCGCGACAGCAGCGCATTCGAGGCCGCGAATGTCACGGTGATCGATCCCTGGAAGGCCGAGCGCTGA
- a CDS encoding DUF736 domain-containing protein codes for MATIGTFKKTGSNEFGGEIVTLSVQAKGVRIVPDLRASGENAPSHRVLVGRAEIGAAWSKRSNEGRDYLGLKLDDPSFNAPIYANLFDDEDGEGYSLIWSRPNGRRAD; via the coding sequence ATGGCGACCATCGGCACCTTCAAGAAGACCGGCTCGAACGAATTCGGCGGCGAAATCGTCACCCTCAGCGTCCAGGCCAAGGGCGTGCGCATCGTCCCCGACCTGCGCGCCAGCGGCGAGAACGCCCCCAGCCACCGGGTCCTGGTCGGCCGCGCCGAGATCGGCGCCGCCTGGTCCAAGCGCTCCAACGAGGGCCGCGACTATCTGGGCCTCAAGCTCGACGATCCGAGCTTCAACGCTCCGATCTACGCCAACCTCTTCGATGACGAAGACGGCGAAGGTTACTCACTGATCTGGTCCCGCCCCAACGGCCGCCGCGCAGACTGA
- a CDS encoding helix-turn-helix transcriptional regulator encodes MITARQSRAARALLGWTQETLADKARLSLTALKRLESESGLDVYETTRDQARRALEAAGIVFLSTDRGQGVLLVDDRGNKPNRSTGLR; translated from the coding sequence ATGATCACCGCCCGACAATCACGGGCCGCACGCGCGTTGCTGGGTTGGACACAGGAGACGCTCGCTGACAAGGCCCGCCTATCGCTGACCGCGCTCAAGCGCCTCGAATCCGAAAGCGGGCTCGATGTGTACGAGACGACGCGCGATCAGGCACGCAGGGCCTTGGAAGCTGCCGGCATCGTCTTCCTGTCGACCGACCGAGGGCAAGGAGTGCTGCTGGTCGATGATCGCGGAAACAAGCCGAACCGATCTACAGGCTTACGCTGA
- a CDS encoding DNA -binding domain-containing protein: MTAPFQDLAPSGQDLTDYDKSHAKLYMRLLDAAADGAHWEEAVRVLFDLDPAREPERCRRIHDSHLERARWMTHTGYRHLLRQAHR; the protein is encoded by the coding sequence ATGACCGCACCATTCCAGGACCTCGCGCCATCGGGGCAAGATCTCACCGATTACGACAAGTCGCACGCCAAACTATACATGCGCTTGCTGGATGCGGCCGCTGACGGCGCGCATTGGGAGGAAGCCGTGCGGGTACTGTTCGACCTTGATCCCGCCCGTGAACCCGAACGCTGCCGACGCATCCATGACAGCCATCTCGAACGCGCCCGCTGGATGACACACACCGGCTATCGGCATCTCCTGCGACAGGCTCACCGCTGA
- a CDS encoding transcriptional regulator domain-containing protein, with translation MRPDTSNWRDDRSYDFFDTLPIEGLAWECLRRYRPYQDDYARLVDAGDETQPLPDDRQQRWGLRFPCKTRSFCPTATGGVVAAERSRRPLSDSAAELSAVQLKPPRRQVRCGT, from the coding sequence ATGAGGCCCGATACATCGAACTGGCGAGACGACCGCAGCTACGATTTCTTCGATACACTGCCGATCGAAGGTCTCGCCTGGGAGTGCCTTCGCAGATACCGCCCTTATCAGGACGATTACGCCAGACTGGTCGATGCTGGCGACGAGACTCAGCCGCTGCCGGACGACAGGCAGCAGCGCTGGGGGTTGCGATTTCCCTGCAAGACCAGGTCGTTCTGCCCTACAGCAACAGGTGGTGTGGTCGCCGCAGAGCGATCCCGCCGTCCTCTTTCTGACAGCGCGGCCGAACTTTCTGCCGTCCAGCTCAAACCGCCTCGCCGACAGGTTCGGTGCGGGACGTGA